In Streptomyces capitiformicae, one genomic interval encodes:
- a CDS encoding NlpC/P60 family protein, whose product MTAVLLAASCGLSLQLRHRIDKPTASPVPSASQVSRASLASPGAGIRVRSGSLHFERIGNPARTVARDQRGAVIATFTDGARTAVLTGPSRTFAEPRTTDAKVVTKSWVRLLPKAWARGAEKSGWFKTWLRSRLGSRDPDILATAFDYIAGAPVRTTAAGVKYSGAARYTPGTAGDSGRAGQRKPKPRTGSDFYDYLGIPWTFPDKVTRTPEKDRARSVDSSGYVRLVYGYRSGFPLNSRDSAAGNGLQRTPDAIAHGRLGLPVIPLSNRRPAVIQQLQPGDLVFFRTKELPGGRIGHIGIYLGLDTADHPRFISSRKNAGGPTMGDKGGTSRLDGDGYYAQGLRAARRL is encoded by the coding sequence GTGACAGCCGTCCTGCTCGCGGCGAGCTGCGGGCTGTCCCTGCAGCTCAGGCACCGTATCGACAAGCCGACGGCATCGCCGGTACCGTCGGCATCACAGGTGTCACGGGCATCACTGGCGTCACCGGGTGCCGGAATCCGGGTCAGGAGCGGCTCGCTGCACTTCGAGCGGATCGGCAACCCCGCCCGCACGGTCGCCCGCGACCAGCGCGGCGCCGTCATCGCCACGTTCACCGACGGCGCCCGTACGGCCGTACTGACCGGGCCCAGCAGGACGTTCGCGGAGCCGCGTACGACGGATGCCAAGGTCGTCACCAAGAGCTGGGTGCGGCTGCTGCCCAAGGCATGGGCCCGTGGCGCGGAGAAGAGCGGCTGGTTCAAGACCTGGCTCAGGTCCCGGCTCGGCAGCCGCGACCCCGACATCCTCGCCACGGCCTTCGACTACATCGCCGGTGCCCCGGTCCGGACGACGGCAGCGGGAGTCAAATACAGCGGTGCCGCCCGCTACACACCCGGCACCGCCGGCGACTCCGGGCGTGCCGGGCAAAGGAAGCCGAAGCCGCGCACGGGCTCGGACTTCTACGACTACCTGGGCATCCCCTGGACCTTCCCCGACAAGGTCACCCGCACCCCGGAGAAGGACCGCGCACGCTCCGTCGACAGCTCCGGCTATGTCCGGCTGGTGTACGGATATCGCTCGGGGTTCCCGCTGAACAGCAGGGACAGCGCGGCGGGCAACGGGCTGCAGCGGACCCCCGACGCGATCGCCCACGGGCGGCTCGGCCTACCCGTGATCCCCCTCAGCAACCGCCGCCCCGCTGTCATCCAGCAGCTCCAGCCCGGCGACCTGGTCTTCTTCAGAACAAAGGAGCTGCCCGGCGGACGGATCGGCCACATCGGTATCTACCTCGGCCTGGACACCGCCGACCACCCTCGCTTCATCTCCAGCCGGAAGAACGCGGGCGGCCCCACCATGGGTGACAAGGGCGGCACCTCACGGCTCGACGGTGACGGCTACTACGCCCAAGGGCTGCGCGCGGCCCGCCGCCTCTGA
- a CDS encoding SGNH/GDSL hydrolase family protein, whose protein sequence is MRKSWIRPLITLAAAALGVTAAGVAPASAASDTPLRVMPLGDSITWGVGSSTGNGYRGPLWNRLAADGHPLDFVGTVRGGSMSDPDNEGHSGYRIDQIAALADASLTRYRPNVVTLHIGTNDLQGASEVDTAIARLRSLVNQITADVPDATVLVASLVVSTSSSEERWRGTYNQATRQIVSDAQAAGKRVAFVDMSSLTTADLDDPLHPNDSGYQKMADAFHRGVQAADSAGWLRNPAPAPAPVQSGIAGKCMDVNGAGTADGTAVQIWSCSGNANQLWSLYTNGTLRSMGKCLDAAGYGTANGTKVQLWTCHGGANQVWQPYNGGYRNPASGRCLDIPGSSTTDGTQLHLWDCHGGSNQKWTTLTAG, encoded by the coding sequence ATGAGAAAGTCTTGGATTCGCCCCCTGATCACGCTTGCCGCCGCCGCGCTCGGGGTGACAGCGGCAGGTGTGGCCCCTGCCTCCGCCGCCTCCGACACGCCTTTGCGGGTCATGCCGTTGGGTGACTCGATCACGTGGGGTGTGGGAAGCAGCACGGGCAACGGCTACCGGGGGCCGTTGTGGAACAGGCTCGCGGCGGACGGCCATCCGCTGGACTTCGTGGGCACGGTGCGGGGCGGTTCGATGTCCGACCCCGACAACGAAGGCCACTCCGGATATCGCATCGACCAGATCGCCGCACTCGCCGACGCCTCGCTGACCCGCTACCGGCCCAACGTCGTGACGCTGCATATCGGTACCAACGACCTCCAAGGGGCCTCGGAGGTCGACACTGCCATCGCCCGGCTGAGGTCGCTGGTCAACCAGATCACCGCCGACGTCCCCGACGCAACCGTCCTCGTCGCCTCCCTGGTCGTGTCCACCAGCAGCTCGGAGGAGCGGTGGCGGGGCACGTACAACCAGGCCACCCGGCAAATCGTCAGCGACGCACAGGCCGCGGGCAAGCGCGTCGCGTTCGTCGACATGAGCAGCCTGACCACGGCCGACCTGGACGACCCCCTGCATCCCAACGACTCGGGCTATCAGAAGATGGCCGACGCCTTCCACCGCGGCGTCCAGGCCGCGGACAGCGCAGGGTGGCTGAGGAACCCCGCCCCCGCCCCCGCCCCCGTGCAGTCGGGCATCGCCGGCAAGTGCATGGATGTCAACGGCGCCGGCACCGCCGACGGGACCGCCGTCCAGATCTGGAGCTGCAGCGGCAACGCCAACCAGCTCTGGTCGCTCTACACCAACGGCACCCTGCGCTCCATGGGCAAGTGCCTCGACGCCGCCGGCTACGGTACCGCCAACGGCACCAAGGTGCAGCTCTGGACCTGCCACGGCGGTGCCAACCAGGTCTGGCAGCCCTACAACGGCGGCTACCGCAACCCCGCCTCCGGCCGCTGCCTCGACATTCCGGGCTCCTCCACGACCGACGGCACGCAGCTCCATCTGTGGGACTGCCACGGCGGCTCCAACCAGAAGTGGACCACTCTGACCGCCGGATGA
- a CDS encoding carbohydrate ABC transporter permease, whose protein sequence is MSLNTQLIRSLKAPARPVWEEPPSKAGLTAKAGFLVLCCLGVLGPLWIVIVTSLSPKPVIDRVGGLVVIPQGITFVNYTELLSGGQVSRAIMVSLGVTLFGTLFSMTVSVLAAYGLSRPGSLGHRFFLMTMMATMFFGAGLIPTYLLVQSLGLTDTYLSLILPSAVSVFNILVLRAFFMGISPELTESARIDGAGDLRILLTIIMPLSRAVLAVISLFYAVGYWSAWFNASIYLTDQQMMPLQNVLIQLVQKNTEAPTGLQQAVRTGQLSALGLQMAVMVLALIPVAIASPFVQRHFKKGMLTGAIKG, encoded by the coding sequence GTGAGCCTCAATACGCAGCTCATCCGCAGCCTGAAGGCTCCCGCCCGCCCCGTGTGGGAAGAGCCACCGAGCAAGGCCGGACTCACCGCCAAGGCCGGCTTCCTGGTGCTGTGCTGCCTGGGGGTGCTCGGTCCGCTGTGGATCGTGATCGTCACCAGCCTCTCTCCCAAGCCCGTGATCGACCGGGTCGGCGGCCTCGTCGTGATCCCCCAGGGCATCACCTTCGTCAACTACACCGAACTGCTCAGCGGCGGCCAGGTCAGCCGGGCGATCATGGTCTCGCTCGGCGTCACGCTCTTCGGCACGCTGTTCTCGATGACGGTGTCGGTACTCGCGGCCTACGGGCTGTCCCGGCCGGGCAGTCTGGGGCACCGGTTCTTCCTGATGACCATGATGGCGACCATGTTCTTCGGGGCGGGGCTCATTCCGACGTACCTGCTTGTGCAGTCGCTGGGGCTCACCGACACCTATCTGTCGCTGATCCTGCCGAGCGCGGTCAGTGTCTTCAACATCCTTGTGCTGCGGGCCTTCTTCATGGGGATCTCCCCCGAACTCACCGAGTCCGCACGGATCGACGGGGCCGGTGACCTGCGGATCCTGCTGACCATCATCATGCCGCTGTCCCGCGCGGTCCTGGCCGTGATCTCCCTGTTCTACGCGGTCGGCTACTGGAGCGCCTGGTTCAACGCGTCCATCTACCTCACCGACCAGCAGATGATGCCGCTGCAGAACGTGCTCATCCAGCTGGTCCAGAAGAACACCGAGGCCCCGACGGGCCTGCAGCAGGCGGTCCGCACCGGTCAGCTCTCCGCACTGGGGCTGCAGATGGCCGTCATGGTCCTCGCCCTGATCCCCGTCGCGATCGCCTCCCCGTTCGTGCAGCGGCACTTCAAGAAGGGCATGCTCACCGGCGCGATCAAGGGCTGA
- a CDS encoding Beta-galactosidase C-terminal domain: MKRPAAATHHDLLTAETVTDGVTLGRYGVAVLRP, from the coding sequence GTGAAGCGACCCGCGGCCGCCACCCACCACGACCTGCTGACAGCGGAGACCGTCACCGACGGGGTGACCCTCGGCCGCTACGGCGTGGCGGTGCTCCGGCCGTGA
- a CDS encoding poly-gamma-glutamate biosynthesis protein PgsC/CapC — protein sequence MIPAVVTPQIAAIGIALGLVFSLLCYLTTNLSPGGMITPGWLALTLVDDLRRAAMVAGVAALTYLLTKLLQRFVILYGKRLFAAVVLTGVLLQAGLSLLLQQEFPMLFAHQALGFIVPGLIAYQLERQPKTATVLSTGAVTFATYVILVSGLLLGALPTK from the coding sequence TTGATCCCCGCAGTAGTCACCCCCCAGATCGCAGCCATCGGCATCGCCCTCGGTCTGGTGTTCTCCCTCCTGTGCTACCTGACCACGAACCTCTCACCGGGCGGCATGATCACCCCCGGCTGGCTGGCCCTCACCCTCGTCGATGATCTGCGGCGCGCCGCCATGGTCGCGGGCGTGGCAGCCCTGACCTACCTGCTGACCAAGCTGCTGCAGCGCTTCGTCATCCTCTACGGCAAGCGGCTGTTCGCCGCCGTCGTGCTCACCGGTGTCCTGCTCCAGGCCGGGCTCTCCTTGTTGCTCCAGCAGGAGTTCCCCATGCTGTTCGCCCATCAGGCCCTCGGGTTCATCGTCCCCGGTCTCATCGCCTACCAGCTCGAGAGGCAGCCCAAGACAGCGACGGTCCTCTCCACCGGCGCGGTCACGTTCGCCACCTACGTGATTCTGGTGTCCGGGCTGCTGCTGGGCGCCCTGCCCACGAAATGA
- a CDS encoding HAMP domain-containing protein, with protein MTTTRSPISTQRPARRRADMAVLGGVRPPLAALPVLLALVAGLTVFAVGSDAERGVPEAVLSSQQHIAEDGAVALQGAVDQSVTDLRAAAADFGGSKSVPAEGMLTRLDRAYPKWRGTAVVDVSTGRLLASQGEAVPLGKVNLRGLPANPPPRLVRDDSGVTRLLVFATLSQGGRQELLVASQSLKLPGISVGRNHTLNVVDRDGATLTSAGPGSGTDRAKSLAGTAARAAQSRGPSETAAGGFDGPSGSLVRAADGNTRTAVGYAAVARGPAAKESPSSALGLTVVTTVRTERHEAGTGDLRLALLAAAVLLALAAGVTAALHLVVQRPVLRLRREALRLGSGDLTAPVRVARFGEPARVGAALEALRLQLRGRGGPSQETVAQPPAKGPVPRGTGKGPRRLGLRAVLVVCAFALLAWPASMLLTLGSTLPHPAAVVPRLISDDQRQRTETTADRLRRGINDGYADLAHLATVIDASRSKEARKVLDRSLEQHSRYRSLYIVDGAGKILVRAGGEPRTPKKVRIRPGVRQTNTSGTEPVLAAVAAQPVKGASARSGHRYVVGEFKVQYLTGILNRPGLGSVWLVDSAHRVIASNKGFVAFGRVSDGRLRARMKAVRTTKGSAELLLGRRDPAVAAVAPFNEKRGVAGALGWKVASIKPVFWIGLPEYEAQRRIMLVGLLGLTTGALCLGWLYLVVVRPLREVAQGAEALAAGDRRTVLYPRYHDEVGSVARSLELIRQRLPRTDAPPAPGSPDGAHTPSTSPSGPGPRS; from the coding sequence TTGACCACCACTCGATCTCCGATATCCACGCAGCGCCCGGCTCGGCGTCGGGCGGACATGGCTGTGCTGGGAGGTGTGCGGCCGCCACTGGCGGCCCTGCCGGTTCTGTTAGCCCTCGTCGCGGGCCTGACGGTGTTCGCGGTCGGGAGCGATGCCGAACGGGGCGTCCCCGAGGCCGTCCTCAGCTCCCAGCAGCACATCGCCGAGGACGGGGCGGTGGCGCTGCAGGGCGCCGTCGACCAGAGCGTCACCGATCTGCGGGCAGCGGCCGCGGACTTCGGCGGCTCCAAGTCTGTACCGGCGGAGGGAATGCTGACCCGCCTCGACCGGGCCTACCCCAAGTGGCGGGGTACCGCCGTCGTCGATGTGTCCACCGGTCGGCTGCTCGCCTCGCAGGGCGAGGCCGTACCGCTCGGGAAGGTGAACCTTCGTGGACTGCCGGCGAACCCGCCTCCGAGACTGGTGCGGGACGACTCGGGCGTCACCCGGCTGCTGGTCTTCGCGACGCTGTCGCAAGGCGGCAGGCAGGAGTTGCTCGTCGCCTCCCAGAGCCTGAAGCTGCCGGGCATCTCCGTCGGCAGGAATCACACGCTCAACGTCGTGGACCGTGACGGGGCCACTCTCACCTCGGCCGGGCCGGGATCCGGCACCGACCGTGCCAAGTCGCTGGCCGGCACCGCCGCCCGCGCGGCGCAGAGCAGGGGACCGTCGGAAACCGCCGCCGGCGGCTTCGACGGTCCGAGCGGCAGTCTCGTCAGGGCGGCGGACGGCAACACCCGTACCGCCGTCGGATACGCCGCAGTGGCCCGAGGGCCTGCCGCGAAAGAGAGTCCGAGCAGCGCACTCGGACTGACGGTCGTCACGACGGTGCGAACCGAGCGTCATGAGGCAGGGACCGGTGACCTTCGTCTCGCCCTCCTCGCCGCGGCCGTGCTACTGGCCCTCGCTGCCGGGGTCACCGCCGCCCTCCACCTGGTGGTGCAGCGGCCTGTGCTGCGGTTGCGTCGCGAAGCGCTAAGGCTCGGCTCGGGTGATCTCACGGCTCCCGTCCGCGTAGCCCGCTTCGGGGAACCTGCCCGGGTCGGCGCCGCGCTGGAGGCACTGCGCCTGCAACTCCGTGGCAGAGGCGGGCCGTCGCAGGAGACGGTCGCGCAGCCACCGGCCAAGGGGCCTGTTCCGCGCGGGACGGGCAAGGGCCCGCGTCGGCTCGGACTGCGCGCCGTACTTGTGGTGTGCGCGTTCGCTCTGCTGGCCTGGCCCGCGTCGATGCTGCTGACGCTCGGCAGCACCTTGCCGCACCCGGCCGCGGTCGTACCGCGGCTGATCTCCGACGACCAGCGGCAACGCACCGAGACGACGGCGGATCGCCTGCGCAGGGGGATCAACGACGGATACGCGGATCTCGCCCATCTCGCCACCGTGATCGACGCGTCCCGGTCGAAGGAGGCGCGCAAGGTCCTCGACCGATCCCTGGAGCAGCACAGCCGATATCGGTCCCTGTACATCGTCGACGGCGCCGGCAAGATCCTCGTCCGCGCCGGTGGTGAACCCCGTACCCCGAAGAAGGTCCGCATCAGGCCCGGGGTCAGGCAGACGAACACCTCCGGCACGGAACCGGTGCTCGCCGCCGTGGCCGCTCAGCCGGTCAAGGGTGCGTCGGCGAGGTCAGGACACCGCTATGTCGTGGGTGAGTTCAAGGTCCAGTACCTGACCGGCATCCTCAACCGGCCCGGTCTCGGCTCGGTGTGGCTGGTGGACTCCGCGCATCGGGTCATCGCGTCCAACAAGGGGTTCGTGGCCTTCGGGCGGGTCTCCGACGGCCGGCTGCGGGCCCGGATGAAGGCCGTCCGCACGACCAAGGGCTCCGCTGAGCTGCTGCTCGGCCGGCGGGATCCGGCGGTCGCCGCGGTGGCGCCGTTCAACGAGAAGCGGGGCGTCGCGGGCGCACTCGGCTGGAAGGTCGCCTCCATCAAGCCGGTGTTCTGGATCGGGCTGCCCGAGTACGAGGCGCAGCGGCGGATCATGCTCGTCGGTCTGCTGGGACTGACGACGGGCGCCCTCTGCCTCGGCTGGCTGTACCTCGTCGTCGTACGTCCGCTGCGTGAAGTCGCCCAGGGCGCTGAGGCGTTGGCGGCCGGGGACCGCAGAACGGTGCTCTACCCGCGCTACCACGACGAGGTGGGATCCGTCGCCCGCAGCCTCGAACTGATCAGACAGCGACTCCCCCGCACCGACGCACCGCCCGCGCCCGGTTCCCCGGACGGGGCGCACACCCCCTCCACTTCCCCGTCCGGCCCCGGTCCCAGGAGCTGA
- a CDS encoding ABC transporter permease — protein sequence MSLTARSRPDGTRPPAAVEEPTAAVAAAAARDRAPRRTSKAGKIRWRIRLRRDRTLILMTLPVIVLLLIFNYVPLLGNVVAFQDYDPYVSSNGITAIFHSPWVGVEQFSRMFDDPLFWSATKNTIVLFVLQLVLFFPVPIALALVINSVIRPRVRAVAQAIMYLPHFFSWVLVVTVFQQILGGAGIIAQTLEQHGWSGFDLMTDADLFKYLVTAQAVWKDAGWGIIVFLAALAAVSTDLYEAAAMDGAGRWRRMWHVTLPALRPVIALLLVLRVGDALSVGFEQFLLQRYAVGAGASEVLDTYVWNMGIQNGDFSYAAAVGVVKGVIGVCLVLGANKVAHLLGEQGVYKK from the coding sequence ATGTCCCTCACGGCCAGGAGCAGGCCGGACGGGACCCGTCCCCCCGCGGCTGTCGAGGAGCCGACGGCCGCGGTCGCCGCAGCGGCGGCGAGGGACCGGGCGCCACGCAGGACGAGCAAGGCGGGCAAGATCCGCTGGCGGATCCGGCTGCGCCGCGACCGCACCCTCATCCTGATGACGCTACCCGTCATCGTCCTGCTCCTGATCTTCAACTACGTCCCGCTGCTCGGCAACGTCGTCGCCTTCCAGGACTACGACCCGTACGTCTCCAGCAACGGCATCACGGCGATCTTCCACAGCCCCTGGGTGGGCGTGGAGCAGTTCTCGCGGATGTTCGACGACCCGCTGTTCTGGAGCGCCACGAAGAACACCATCGTCCTGTTCGTGCTCCAACTGGTGCTGTTCTTCCCGGTTCCCATCGCCCTCGCGCTGGTCATCAACAGCGTGATCCGGCCCAGGGTGCGGGCCGTGGCGCAGGCGATCATGTATCTGCCGCACTTCTTCTCGTGGGTCCTCGTGGTCACCGTGTTCCAGCAGATCCTCGGTGGCGCGGGCATCATCGCGCAGACCCTGGAGCAGCACGGGTGGAGCGGCTTCGACCTGATGACCGACGCGGACCTCTTCAAGTATCTGGTCACCGCGCAGGCCGTGTGGAAGGACGCCGGCTGGGGGATCATCGTCTTCCTCGCTGCTCTTGCCGCCGTCAGCACCGACCTGTACGAGGCCGCCGCCATGGACGGCGCGGGGCGCTGGCGACGCATGTGGCATGTGACGCTGCCCGCGCTGCGCCCGGTGATCGCGCTGCTGCTGGTCCTGCGGGTGGGCGACGCGCTGAGCGTGGGATTCGAGCAGTTCCTGCTCCAGCGGTACGCGGTCGGTGCGGGAGCCAGCGAGGTCCTCGACACCTACGTGTGGAACATGGGTATCCAGAACGGCGACTTCAGCTATGCGGCCGCGGTCGGTGTCGTCAAGGGAGTCATCGGAGTGTGTCTCGTCCTGGGCGCGAACAAGGTCGCGCACCTGCTCGGCGAGCAGGGGGTGTACAAGAAGTGA
- a CDS encoding WD40/YVTN/BNR-like repeat-containing protein, whose translation MRTLRLSRRGVLAGTAATAAVATLPVLQGRAQAADNGSETAAPAYRWRNAVQGGTGFISGVLFHPSCRGLAYLRTDIGGAYRWDDRTDRWIPLIDHLGWDDWNLLGVEAMAVDPAHPNRLYLTLGAYTQSWAGNGAVLRSDDRGATWKRTDLAVKLGGNEDGRGAGERLLVDPRDSDTLWLGTRHDGLLKSTDRGATWQPADFPAVPSATGQGVTLLVAVGRTVYAGWGDSDGTADKPNLYRTADGKTWEPVPGGPTGTAAKVPIRAAYDRHTRELYVTYANAPGPNGQSDGSVHKLRTTNGKWTEVTPVKPGGTATDGSADTFGYGGVAVDARRPGTLVVSTNNRWAEIDTVFRSTNGGRTWTSLKDRAVLDVSETPYLKWGGDKPKFGWWIQALALDPFDSEHVVYGTGATLYGTRDLRHWAPEIRGVEEAAIRQLVSPPTGEAHLLSGNGDIGVMYHERLTASPSRGMASNPVFGTCTGLSLAPAKPSYVVRAGWGNDGNGAYSNDGGKTWAPFETQPAVAKDAPGPIATSADGGVLLWSFGTANPGYRSADNGATWSEVASFPKGAAPVPDPVDPTRFYAFDTTTGTVFASTDGGLTFTAGATGLATGDAEFQLKAAPGRTGDLWLSLKWNGLYRSTDGGATFTKVSSCHTSHTLGFGKAAEGASYPAIYMVGAIETFNAVYRSDDEAKTWTRINDDQHQWGWTGAAITGDPRVYGRVYLGTNGRGVQYGDPA comes from the coding sequence ATGCGCACGCTCCGTCTCAGCAGAAGAGGTGTTCTCGCCGGAACCGCTGCCACGGCCGCGGTCGCCACCCTGCCGGTCCTGCAGGGACGTGCACAGGCCGCCGACAACGGCAGCGAGACCGCCGCCCCCGCCTACCGCTGGCGCAACGCCGTCCAGGGCGGTACAGGATTCATCAGCGGCGTCCTCTTCCACCCCTCCTGCCGCGGCCTCGCCTACCTCCGTACCGACATCGGCGGCGCCTACCGCTGGGACGACCGGACCGACCGCTGGATCCCGCTGATCGATCACCTCGGCTGGGACGACTGGAACCTGCTCGGCGTCGAGGCCATGGCCGTCGACCCGGCCCATCCGAACCGGTTGTACCTGACCCTCGGTGCCTACACCCAGTCCTGGGCCGGCAACGGAGCCGTACTGCGGTCCGATGACCGCGGGGCCACCTGGAAGCGCACCGACCTGGCCGTGAAGCTGGGCGGCAACGAGGACGGGAGGGGTGCGGGGGAGCGGTTGCTCGTCGACCCGCGCGACAGCGACACCCTGTGGCTCGGCACCCGGCACGACGGGCTGCTCAAGTCCACCGACCGTGGCGCCACTTGGCAGCCCGCGGACTTCCCGGCCGTCCCGAGCGCCACCGGCCAGGGCGTCACCCTCCTCGTCGCCGTGGGCCGTACGGTCTACGCCGGCTGGGGCGACTCCGACGGCACGGCGGACAAGCCGAACCTGTACCGCACCGCTGACGGGAAGACCTGGGAGCCCGTCCCCGGCGGGCCCACCGGCACCGCTGCCAAGGTGCCGATCCGCGCCGCGTACGACCGCCACACGCGCGAGCTGTACGTGACGTACGCCAACGCCCCCGGCCCCAACGGCCAGTCCGACGGCAGTGTGCACAAGCTGCGCACCACCAACGGGAAGTGGACCGAGGTCACGCCCGTGAAGCCGGGCGGAACCGCGACGGACGGGTCGGCCGACACCTTCGGCTACGGCGGTGTCGCCGTCGACGCCCGCCGCCCCGGCACGCTCGTCGTCTCCACGAACAACCGGTGGGCCGAGATCGACACCGTCTTCCGCTCCACGAACGGCGGCCGCACCTGGACGTCCCTGAAGGACAGGGCCGTCCTCGACGTCTCGGAGACCCCTTACCTCAAGTGGGGCGGCGACAAGCCCAAGTTCGGCTGGTGGATCCAGGCCCTGGCCCTCGACCCGTTCGACTCGGAGCACGTCGTCTACGGCACCGGAGCGACCCTCTACGGCACCCGCGACCTCAGGCACTGGGCCCCGGAGATCCGCGGCGTGGAGGAGGCGGCCATCCGCCAGCTGGTCTCGCCGCCGACCGGTGAGGCGCACCTGCTCAGCGGGAACGGGGACATCGGGGTGATGTACCACGAGCGGCTCACGGCGTCGCCGTCGCGCGGCATGGCGTCGAACCCTGTGTTCGGCACCTGCACCGGCCTGTCGCTGGCCCCGGCCAAGCCGTCGTACGTGGTCCGGGCGGGCTGGGGCAACGACGGCAACGGCGCCTACTCGAACGACGGCGGCAAGACCTGGGCCCCCTTCGAGACGCAGCCCGCCGTCGCCAAGGACGCGCCGGGGCCGATCGCCACCAGCGCCGACGGCGGCGTGCTGCTGTGGTCCTTCGGCACGGCGAACCCCGGATACCGCTCGGCCGACAACGGCGCCACCTGGTCCGAGGTCGCCTCCTTCCCGAAGGGCGCAGCCCCGGTCCCGGACCCCGTCGACCCGACCCGCTTCTACGCCTTCGACACCACGACCGGCACGGTGTTCGCCAGCACCGACGGCGGCCTGACCTTCACCGCGGGGGCCACCGGCCTGGCCACGGGCGACGCCGAGTTCCAGTTGAAGGCCGCCCCGGGCCGCACCGGCGACCTGTGGCTCAGCCTCAAGTGGAACGGGCTGTACCGCTCCACCGACGGAGGGGCGACCTTCACCAAGGTCAGCAGCTGCCATACCTCACACACCCTGGGCTTCGGCAAGGCCGCCGAGGGCGCTTCCTACCCGGCGATCTACATGGTCGGCGCCATCGAGACCTTCAACGCCGTCTACCGCTCCGACGACGAGGCGAAGACCTGGACGCGGATCAACGACGACCAGCACCAGTGGGGCTGGACCGGCGCCGCCATCACTGGCGACCCGCGCGTGTACGGCCGGGTCTACCTCGGCACCAACGGACGCGGCGTGCAGTACGGGGACCCCGCCTGA
- the pgsB gene encoding poly-gamma-glutamate synthase PgsB, which yields MLFLYCVLATCCAGLLVAGIVEQRRHDANLAVIPTRVLVNGIRGKSSITRLCAGALRGSGLVTVAKTTGTAARFIHPDATEEPVYRKFGIANVVEQIGIVRRAAGYRPDVLVMECMAVMPALQEINQSKLIRSTIGVLCNVREDHLAEMGPTLDDVARSLCRSLPEGGVCVTAEKERFHILQEEADARNCELIYADPETVTDEELRGFSWFTFKENVAIALAVAELLGVDRATALKGMYEAPPDPGVLSVERYRTPDEKRLRFANVFAANDPESTLMNINQLLELGAIHRPLHVVINCRPDRVERNGQMGALIPQLDPETVFLIGHPTKSAADAIPTHWTGNIVDLGGDRRDPDLLTTDLLAHLGPDSSLVAIGNIHGQGELFLERLAALAPDHVDAAADPADPSDAPASLVAHHNSSHGASR from the coding sequence GTGCTCTTCCTGTACTGCGTCCTCGCGACGTGCTGCGCCGGCCTGCTCGTCGCAGGCATCGTCGAACAGCGCCGCCATGACGCGAATCTCGCTGTCATACCCACCCGAGTGCTGGTCAACGGCATTCGCGGCAAGTCCTCCATCACCCGGCTGTGCGCGGGCGCGCTGCGCGGCAGCGGCCTGGTGACCGTCGCCAAGACCACGGGCACCGCGGCCCGGTTCATCCACCCCGATGCCACCGAGGAGCCGGTCTACCGCAAGTTCGGCATCGCCAACGTCGTGGAGCAGATCGGCATCGTCCGGCGGGCCGCCGGCTACCGGCCCGATGTCCTGGTCATGGAGTGCATGGCCGTCATGCCCGCACTCCAGGAGATCAACCAGTCCAAGCTGATCCGCTCCACCATCGGCGTGCTCTGCAACGTCCGCGAGGACCATCTCGCCGAGATGGGCCCGACGTTGGACGACGTGGCCCGCTCCCTGTGCCGGTCCCTGCCGGAGGGCGGCGTCTGTGTCACCGCGGAGAAAGAGCGCTTCCACATCCTCCAGGAGGAGGCCGACGCCCGGAACTGCGAGCTGATCTACGCCGACCCGGAAACCGTCACCGACGAGGAACTGCGCGGCTTCAGCTGGTTCACCTTCAAGGAGAACGTCGCCATCGCACTCGCGGTCGCCGAACTGCTCGGCGTCGACCGCGCGACCGCGCTGAAGGGAATGTACGAGGCGCCACCGGACCCGGGCGTGCTGTCCGTCGAGCGGTACCGCACCCCTGACGAAAAGCGGCTGCGATTCGCGAACGTCTTCGCAGCCAACGACCCCGAGTCGACGCTGATGAACATCAACCAGCTGCTCGAACTGGGCGCGATCCACCGTCCGTTGCACGTCGTCATCAACTGCCGTCCCGACCGTGTGGAGCGCAACGGGCAGATGGGCGCGCTCATCCCCCAGCTCGACCCGGAGACGGTGTTCCTCATCGGCCACCCCACCAAGTCGGCCGCCGACGCCATACCCACCCACTGGACCGGGAACATCGTCGATCTCGGCGGCGACCGCCGCGACCCCGACCTGCTCACCACGGACCTGCTGGCTCACCTGGGGCCGGACTCCTCGCTCGTCGCCATCGGCAACATCCACGGCCAGGGCGAACTCTTCCTGGAGCGGCTCGCGGCACTCGCGCCCGACCACGTCGACGCCGCCGCCGACCCCGCCGACCCGAGCGACGCCCCCGCATCACTCGTCGCCCACCACAACTCCTCGCATGGAGCATCCCGTTGA